In one window of Buchnera aphidicola (Rhopalosiphum maidis) DNA:
- the folA gene encoding type 3 dihydrofolate reductase encodes MKISLIAAISNNLVIGNNNKIPWYLPEDLKWFRKNTLHKNVIMGRFTWESILNNPLPMRTNIVISRKKIIKKGIIWANSISKALIYSKYDKEIMVIGGSEIYKQMLFYANKLYLTHVDFNGIGDTYFPQYKTCKSWKTTFKKQYFKDKNNPYNFCFEILSR; translated from the coding sequence ATGAAAATTAGTTTAATTGCAGCCATTTCAAACAATTTAGTTATTGGAAATAATAATAAAATACCTTGGTATCTTCCAGAAGATCTAAAATGGTTTAGAAAAAATACACTACATAAAAATGTTATTATGGGACGTTTTACATGGGAATCTATTTTAAACAATCCCTTGCCAATGCGAACAAATATTGTTATTAGTCGAAAAAAAATTATAAAAAAAGGCATTATATGGGCCAATTCAATATCTAAAGCTTTAATCTACTCTAAATATGATAAAGAAATTATGGTCATTGGAGGATCAGAAATATATAAACAAATGTTATTCTATGCGAATAAACTATATTTAACGCATGTAGATTTTAATGGAATTGGTGATACTTATTTTCCTCAGTATAAGACATGTAAATCTTGGAAAACGACATTTAAAAAACAATATTTTAAAGATAAAAATAATCCTTATAATTTTTGTTTTGAAATTTTATCGAGATAA
- a CDS encoding symmetrical bis(5'-nucleosyl)-tetraphosphatase, which translates to MSIYIISDIHGCYKELKLLLKKTFFNDQKDYLWIAGDLVSRGPNSLKVIRYLYSLKKRVKIILGNHDLNLIAVHAGVKENKKENCFDEFLSAKDNVELINWLRCQSILKIDEKRKIIVSHAGISPKWDIDTAKKYALEIEEHLSGENYSSFLKSVFNNNINHWNVNLNTLDRLRYSINVFTRMRYCYPDGKLNFSCKKSPNLVKYPLIPWFKMSHSFSKEYSVFFGHWSSLKGTQVSQPFFPLDNGCCWGGELTMFRWEDKKYFSQSFQERNS; encoded by the coding sequence ATGAGTATATATATTATTAGTGACATTCATGGTTGTTATAAAGAATTAAAGTTACTTTTAAAAAAAACTTTTTTTAACGATCAAAAAGATTATTTATGGATTGCAGGTGATTTAGTATCTAGAGGACCAAATTCTCTTAAAGTAATTAGATATCTTTATTCTTTAAAAAAACGAGTAAAAATAATACTTGGAAATCATGATTTAAATTTGATTGCAGTACATGCTGGTGTTAAAGAAAACAAAAAAGAAAATTGTTTTGATGAATTTTTGTCTGCTAAAGATAATGTAGAATTAATTAATTGGTTACGATGTCAATCTATTTTAAAAATTGATGAAAAACGAAAAATTATTGTTTCACATGCTGGTATTAGTCCTAAATGGGATATTGATACAGCAAAAAAATATGCATTAGAAATCGAAGAACATTTATCGGGTGAAAATTATTCTTCATTCTTAAAATCTGTTTTTAACAATAATATTAATCATTGGAATGTGAATTTAAATACATTAGATCGATTACGATATAGCATAAATGTTTTTACACGTATGAGATATTGTTATCCTGATGGTAAATTAAATTTTTCTTGTAAAAAATCACCTAATCTAGTCAAATATCCTTTGATACCATGGTTTAAAATGTCGCATTCTTTTTCAAAAGAATATTCAGTTTTTTTTGGACACTGGTCTTCTTTAAAAGGGACTCAAGTATCTCAACCATTTTTTCCATTAGATAATGGTTGTTGTTGGGGAGGAGAATTAACTATGTTTCGATGGGAAGATAAGAAATATTTTTCTCAATCTTTTCAAGAAAGAAACAGTTAA
- the rsmA gene encoding 16S rRNA (adenine(1518)-N(6)/adenine(1519)-N(6))-dimethyltransferase RsmA gives MKKKIKEHFPLKRFSQNFLINKNLIKKIVKFIDPQLKQILVEIGPGLGALTKPISNMIDELIVVEIDSNLLNVLKKRSFYSKLIVFCQDALVFDYFNLFYKKNRLLRIFGNLPYNISTSLLFCLFKKNKIIQDMNFMLQKEFAERLVASPGSKLYGRLSIIAQYYFNIKIIFNVSSENFRPIPKVDSTFVNLIPHKKSPYFTHDIKILSYITNVAFQKRRKILRHSLGQIFSEKIFFKLDINPKLRAENLSILQYCQLSNYVIENNILKK, from the coding sequence ATGAAAAAAAAAATAAAAGAACATTTTCCTCTTAAAAGATTTAGTCAGAATTTTCTTATAAATAAAAATTTAATTAAAAAAATAGTTAAATTTATAGATCCTCAATTAAAGCAAATATTAGTTGAAATTGGTCCAGGTTTAGGTGCTTTAACTAAACCTATATCTAACATGATAGATGAGTTGATTGTTGTTGAAATTGATTCAAATTTATTGAATGTTTTAAAAAAACGTTCTTTTTATTCAAAGTTAATAGTTTTTTGTCAAGATGCCTTAGTTTTTGATTATTTTAATTTATTTTATAAAAAAAATCGATTACTGCGTATTTTCGGAAATTTACCGTATAATATTTCTACGTCTTTACTTTTTTGTTTGTTTAAAAAAAATAAAATAATTCAAGATATGAATTTTATGTTACAAAAAGAGTTTGCTGAACGTTTAGTTGCTTCTCCAGGTAGCAAATTATACGGTCGTTTGAGTATTATAGCTCAGTATTATTTTAATATTAAAATAATATTTAACGTTTCATCCGAAAATTTTCGACCTATTCCTAAAGTTGATTCTACATTTGTAAATCTAATTCCTCACAAAAAATCTCCTTATTTTACTCATGATATTAAAATTCTTAGTTATATAACAAATGTAGCTTTTCAAAAAAGAAGAAAAATATTACGTCATAGTTTAGGACAAATATTCTCTGAAAAGATTTTTTTTAAATTAGATATTAATCCAAAATTAAGAGCAGAAAACCTTTCTATATTACAGTATTGTCAATTATCTAATTATGTAATTGAGAATAATATTTTAAAAAAATAA
- a CDS encoding peptidylprolyl isomerase — MKVYFFLILYVFSSFFSIVVSKELEIDKIAAVVNDQIILNSDVNQVLFSFKEEDQEVKIPLKINFLRDKIIEKLIIETLILEEAKKFSIIVTDNQVNNVLKKFALKQNITLEELKKSIAMNNINTSFSYDDYIENIKKSLKIKTMQNYVLNNRINISEKEVDLFLNKLENDKNEVKKIDLNCIFLPFIKEKNKILIKNTKILVDRFMKKIKKNSSFDYYYEYFKKNNSIFSSQKIRFQSLKYLKKIFLKKLKITEKNQILGPILGLKGFYILKVNKIEKNSKEKFINEYHIQHCLIRPSVILDDKQARKDIFYIYNNIKNKKYSFNYAVKKLSHDVYSSNKEGDLGWISSDFFNNDFKKFLINLKKNEISKPIKSNYGWHIIKLLDIRQIDINDKIDKNTVYRILLEKKIKKERYNWIKELKKLSYIKIFKN; from the coding sequence ATGAAAGTATATTTTTTTTTAATTTTATATGTTTTTTCGAGTTTTTTTTCTATTGTTGTTTCTAAAGAATTAGAAATTGATAAAATTGCTGCTGTTGTAAATGATCAAATTATATTGAATAGTGATGTAAATCAGGTTCTTTTTTCTTTTAAAGAAGAGGATCAAGAAGTTAAAATACCTTTAAAAATCAATTTTTTAAGAGATAAAATAATTGAGAAATTAATTATAGAAACTTTAATTTTAGAAGAAGCAAAAAAATTTAGTATTATAGTAACTGATAATCAAGTAAACAATGTACTTAAAAAATTTGCTTTAAAGCAAAACATTACTCTTGAAGAATTAAAAAAAAGTATTGCAATGAATAATATTAATACTTCTTTTAGTTATGACGACTATATTGAAAATATTAAAAAATCATTAAAAATTAAAACAATGCAAAATTATGTGTTAAATAACCGTATTAATATTTCAGAAAAAGAAGTAGATTTATTTTTAAATAAATTAGAAAATGATAAAAATGAAGTAAAAAAAATAGATCTTAATTGTATTTTTTTACCTTTTATAAAAGAAAAAAATAAAATTTTAATTAAAAATACAAAAATTTTAGTAGATCGTTTTATGAAAAAAATCAAAAAAAATTCTTCTTTTGATTATTATTATGAATATTTTAAAAAAAATAATAGTATATTTTCATCACAAAAAATACGATTTCAATCGTTAAAATACTTAAAAAAAATATTCTTAAAAAAACTAAAAATTACAGAAAAAAATCAAATTTTAGGTCCTATATTAGGATTAAAAGGTTTTTATATTTTAAAAGTCAACAAAATTGAAAAAAATAGTAAAGAAAAATTTATTAATGAATATCATATACAACATTGTTTAATACGTCCTTCTGTTATTTTAGATGATAAACAAGCAAGAAAAGATATTTTTTATATATATAATAATATTAAAAACAAAAAATATAGTTTTAATTATGCTGTTAAAAAGTTATCTCATGATGTTTATTCATCTAATAAAGAAGGTGATTTAGGATGGATTTCAAGTGATTTTTTTAATAATGATTTTAAAAAATTCTTAATTAATTTAAAAAAAAATGAAATTAGCAAGCCAATTAAATCTAATTATGGATGGCATATAATTAAATTATTAGATATTCGTCAAATAGATATCAATGATAAGATAGATAAAAATACAGTTTATCGTATTTTATTAGAGAAAAAAATAAAAAAAGAAAGATACAACTGGATAAAAGAACTGAAAAAATTATCTTATATTAAAATTTTCAAAAATTAA